The Impatiens glandulifera chromosome 8, dImpGla2.1, whole genome shotgun sequence genome includes a window with the following:
- the LOC124911961 gene encoding double-stranded RNA-binding protein 2-like — MYKNQLQELAQRSCFNLPSYICIREGPDHAPRFKAIVNFNGESFETPNFCSTLRQAEHSAAEVALNSLSSRGPSHSLAARIFDETGVYKNLLQEIAQRVGSPLPLYKTFRSGLGHLPVFTGIVELAGIAFTGEPAKNKKQAEKNAALAAWTSLKQLAREDTSSSSSEAESTDELEQVKIARALVRYRIKEKIGLNNKTPIPFVNKFQIQNPTRRPSLTNPQQRPLLTSSKILPLICQNSAPPPRIRPMLSQPANNILPSFAPPYVPISHFRRPNCGIAPPVTVRTAVPVYSAPPPVLRRAIPVYSAPAPIQKENSATIPVKVEGISCKENLVSSFQLVSLEEKEEAGMKENNGVQAPNKV; from the exons ATGTACAAGAACCAGCTACAAGAGCTGGCACAGAGGAGCTGTTTTAATCTCCCTTCCTATATATGTATCAGAGAAGGTCCGGATCATGCTCCGCGCTTCAAAGCCATTGTCAACTTTAATGGCGAAAGTTTTGAGACTCCTAACTTTTGTTCAACTCTTCGTCAGGCTGAACACTCTGCCGCTGAGGTTGCTCTTAACTCTCTCTCATCTCGCGGTCCATCTCACTCACTCGCCGCTAGGATCTTC GATGAGACAGGTGTATACAAAAATCTGCTACAGGAGATTGCACAAAGAGTTGGATCTCCCTTGCCCCTATACAAAACTTTCAGGTCTGGCCTTGGACACCTACCTGTCTTTACGGGCATTGTAGAATTAGCTGGAATTGCTTTCACAGGAGAGCCAGCCAAAAATAAAAAGCAAGCCGAGAAAAATGCTGCTTTAGCTGCTTGGACTTCTCTGAAACAAT TGGCCAGAGAAGatacaagttcatcatcaagTGAAGCAGAGAGCACGGATGAGCTAGAACAGGTTAAAATAGCAAGAGCCTTAGTGAGGTATCGCATAAAGGAAAAGATAGGGTTGAATAACAAAACTCCTATTCCATTtgtaaacaaatttcaaatccAGAACCCCACAAGACGACCATCATTAACAAATCCACAACAACGTCCTCTTTTAACTAGTTCAAAAATCCTTCCATTAATATGCCAAAACTCAGCCCCTCCTCCTCGCATCAGACCAATGTTGTCTCAACCGGCTAACAATATCCTCCCGTCTTTCGCACCTCCTTATGTTCCCATAAGCCATTTCAGGAGACCTAACTGTGGAATTGCTCCTCCGGTCACAGTTAGAACTGCAGTACCAGTTTATTCTGCTCCACCACCCGTATTAAGGCGGGCTATCCCAGTTTATAGTGCACCAGCACCGATTCAGAAGGAGAATTCAGCAACTATTCCTGTGAAGGTCGAGGGTATATCGTGTAAAGAAAATCTCGTATCTTCTTTCCAACTTGTGAGTCTAGAGGAAAAAGAGGAAGCTGGAATGAAGGAAAACAATGGAGTTCAAGCACCTAATAAGGTATAA
- the LOC124912579 gene encoding uncharacterized protein LOC124912579, producing the protein MAASKSYFPRSTHLFLSPETKTKTSIDSDSTFDFDESDLWNSSNQSSSESLNAIAGNHPSSSSRKKKPLAFKHSEVGQAASLPINVPDWSKILKHEYREKRRFDSDEDEDGGDGGGDEDDMIPPHEFLAKQKQGRRVAFSVYEGIGRTLKGRDLSRIRDAIWEKTGFQH; encoded by the coding sequence ATGGCGGCATCAAAATCCTACTTCCCAAGATCAACCCATCTTTTCCTCTCCccagaaacaaaaacaaaaacttcaATCGATTCAGATTCCACCTTTGACTTCGACGAATCAGATCTCTGGAACTCATCCAATCAATCGTCGTCAGAATCGCTGAACGCGATCGCCGGTAATcatccatcatcatcatcgaggAAGAAGAAGCCATTGGCGTTTAAGCATTCTGAGGTGGGTCAGGCTGCGTCTTTACCCATAAATGTACCGGATTGGTCGAAGATATTGAAACATGAATACAGAGAGAAACGCAGGTTTGATAGCGATGAGGATGAAGACGGCGGCGACGGCGGTGGCGATGAGGATGATATGATTCCGCCGCATGAGTTTTTGGCGAAACAGAAACAGGGAAGAAGGGTGGCGTTTTCGGTTTATGAAGGGATTGGAAGAACATTGAAAGGAAGAGATCTAAGCAGGATTAGAGATGCGATTTGGGAGAAAACTGGGTTTCAGCATTAA
- the LOC124912946 gene encoding uncharacterized protein LOC124912946 → MALAAIYQALPEDVLLMVAEKDSAKEAWETLKTMHVVVERVKEAKVQTLRTHFEATRMKDGETVDDFSMKLTSIVTGIRSLGEKVEEISVVKKFLRVVPQKYMQIVTVIEQFGDLKNMTVEEVVGRLKVHEERLHGYEDREEEKHLLLTHEEWKSRMKKNKETVCFSSSSSRNGNGGDSRGREKGRGQGRGRGLGRGDSSSRQEDTKPRKNKSTVKCYACQKYGHYASECRNKKPDEEANLTNLHDDEPTLMFVEGVANPFPEDEETNLEEFVQQPSKEEPEVLLLNEEKVMAILLSSGEEYNHTNVWYLDNGASNHMTGHREKFNELDEKITGKVKFRDGSFVDIKGRGSI, encoded by the coding sequence ATGGCTCTCGCTGCCATCTATCAAGCACTTCCAGaggacgtccttctcatggtggcaGAGAAGGATTCTGCCAAGGAAGCATGGGAGACACTTAAGACGATGCACGTCGTCGTGGAGCGAGTCAAGGAGGCAAAAGTGCAAACCTTGAGGACTCACTTCGAGGCAACTCGCATGAAAGACGGGGAGACGGTGGACGATTTCTCTATGAAATTAACATCAATTGTGACCGGTATCCGCTCGTtgggagagaaggtggaggagatttCCGTCGTAAAAAAATTCCTTCGAGTCGTACCACAAAAATACATGCAGATCGTGACTGTGATCGAGCAATTCGGTGACCTAAAAAACATGACCGTTGAGGAGGTCGTCGGTCGCCTCAAGGtccacgaggagagacttcACGGCTACGAAGACCGAGAGGAGGAGAAGCATCTTTTGCTCACGCATGAAGAATGGAAGTCACGGATGAAGAAAAACAAAGAAACTGTTTGTTTTTCAAGCTCGTCGAGTCGCAACGGCAACGGTGGAGATAGCCGAGGTCGTGAAAAAGGTCGGGGACAAGGGAGAGGTCGAGGCCTAGGTCGAGGTGACAGCTCATCTCGACAAGAAGACACCAAACCCCGCAAAAATAAGAGCACAGTTAAGTGTTATGCTTGTCAAAAGTACGGGCACTATGCATCCGAGTGCCGTAACAAAAAGCCCGACGAGGAAGCAAACCTCACAAATCTCCATGACGATGAGCCAACATTGATGTTCGTTGAGGGAGTGGCGAATCCTTTTCCCGAGGATGAGGAGACTAATCTCGAAGAATTCGTACAACAACCGTCCAAGGAGGAACCAGAGGTACTACTGCTCAACGAAGAGAAAGTCATGGCAATCCTACTCTCAAGTGGCGAGGAGTATAATCACACTAAcgtgtggtaccttgacaatggagcaAGCAACCATATGACGGGCCATCGAGAAAAGTTCAATGAACTCGACGAGAAGATCACCGGAAAAGTGAAGTTCAGAGACGGTTCCTTCGTTGATATCAAGGGTCGAGGATCCATATAG
- the LOC124912044 gene encoding probable pyridoxal 5'-phosphate synthase subunit PDX2, with protein sequence MTVGVLALQGSYNEHIAVLRRLGVKGVEIRKPQQLQNVTSLIIPGGESTTMAKLAEFHNFFPALRAFVETGKPVWGTCAGLIFLANKAVGQKLGGQELVGGLDCTIHRNFFGSQIQSFETEVEVPEIADKEGGPPTFRGVFIRAPAVLEVGPDVQVLATIPVSALATISVSALALQLNSLGLVDSISSVIVAVKQGNLLGTAFHPELTADTRWHSYFLKMADEDDDEEEEGTSNGEELNSLSYQQKQLKPELPIFETRRTLV encoded by the exons ATGACAGTCGGTGTTCTCGCTTTGCAGGGATCCTATAACGAACACATAgcag TGCTTAGAAGACTGGGAGTGAAAGGAGTTGAGATAAGAAAGCCTCAACAGCTTCAAAATGTAACCTCTCTCATTATCCCTGGTGGGGAAAGCACTACCATGGCCAAGCTAGCTGAATTCCATAACTTT TTTCCTGCTTTACGTGCATTTGTTGAGACTGGAAAACCAGTTTGGGGAACCTGTGCAGGTCTTATATTCCTTGCTAATAAAGCTGTTG GACAAAAACTTGGTGGGCAGGAACTTGTAGGGGGGCTTGATTGTACTATTCATCGCAATTTCTTTGGTAGTCAG ATTCAGAGTTTTGAAACAGAAGTAGAAGTACCCGAGATAGCAGATAAAGAAGGTGGACCTCCCACATTTCGTGGAGTCTTCATCCGAGCACCTGCAGTTCTTGAAGTTGGTCCAGACGTACAAGTGCTGGCTACTATTCCTGTCTCAGCTCTGGCTACTATTTCAGTTTCAGCTTTGGCTCTTCAACTCAATTCTTTGGGTCTAGTTGATAGTATTAGTAGTGTAATAGTTGCGGTTAAGCAAGGGAACTTGCTGGGAACTGCCTTCCATCCTGAACTAACCGCGGATACTAGATG GCATAGCTATTTCTTAAAGATGGCGGATGAAGAtgatgacgaagaagaagaaggaactTCAAATGGGGAAGAATTGAATTCATTATCATATCAGCAGAAGCAATTGAAACCAGAACTTCCAATATTTGAGACAAGAAGAacccttgtttga
- the LOC124912622 gene encoding uncharacterized protein LOC124912622 — protein sequence MNGKHSKMENSAPTVPGKKLLPSKPRIARLPIQPPRKNLTDPPLQRQVFGTTRNPNLPIKPPPEKIRIRKAPIRNVKRNPEEKIKKESSPEEKIKKESSPDSPPRTPVTIVSCSKPNLLSSGTTPYYSGEICNKSWIERMEMASYWVNQIKLAEVSGKDFVSVAFFKLALESKAEPIENLRDELKQYLLRNERLCSEDQWKDVLNMYGLSLEDMMKLKEVKEEEEGKEG from the exons ATGAACGGAAAACATTCGAAAATGGAAAATTCCGCTCCTACTGTTCCAG GAAAAAAATTACTCCCATCGAAGCCAAGAATCGCCCGTCTTCCAATCCAACCTCCAAGAAAAAATCTCACAGATCCACCACTCCAGAG ACAAGTTTTCGGCACTACCAGAAACCCTAATCTTCCGATTAAGCCACCTCCAGAGAAGATTCGAATCAGAAAAGCGCCGATCCGTAACGTCAAGAGAAACCCAGAAgagaaaattaagaaagaatCATCCCCAGAAgagaaaattaagaaagaatCATCCCCAGATTCCCCTCCACGAACCCCAGTAACAATAGTAAGTTGTTCTAAACCTAATCTTCTATCATCAGGAACAACTCCATATTACAGTGGAGAGATCTGTAATAAATCATGGATAGAAAGAATGGAGATGGCTTCGTATTGGGTTAATCAGATTAAATTAGCGGAGGTTTCTGGGAAGGATTTTGTTTCGGTTGCTTTCTTTAAACTTGCATTGGAATCAAAAGCAGAG CCTATTGAGAATCTTCGAGATGAGCTGAAACAGTATTTGTtgagaaatgagagattgtgcAGTGAAGATCAATGGAAAGATGTTTTAAACATGTATGGATTGTCATTGGAAGATATGATGAAACTGAAGGAGGtgaaggaggaagaagaaggtaAAGAGGGATGA
- the LOC124912208 gene encoding ribonuclease 2-like encodes MGVSATVSSIGIVLLLFSVSDALLPRSEISEQREFDYFILALLWPGTLCRGTDRCCPSNACCRGENAPTEFTIHGLWSNYNDDTWPACCNGPAFNLKEVSTLLSALEEYWPTLSCDASSTCDGGKGLFWAHEWEKHGTCSSSVVHTEYDYFLTTLNLYFKYNITKVLNDAGYLPSNSEKYPLGGIITAIQNSFHATPLLVCSNGAVEELRLCFYKDFQPRDCVKSNGLDNMLSMESSCPDYVSLPESASLGLGNDQAFQEVETF; translated from the exons atggGCGTCTCTGCTACCGTATCATCTATTGGAATCGTGCTCTTATTGTTCTCCGTTTCTGATGCTCTTCTACCCAGGTCTGAAATATCCGAACAAAGAGAGTTTGATTACTTCATCTTAGCTCTCTTATGGCCAGGAACTCTCTGCCGAGGAACCGATCGTTGTTGCCCCTCAAATGCTTGTTGCCGAGG GGAGAACGCTCCGACGGAGTTTACAATTC ACGGATTATGGTCAAACTACAATGACGATACATGGCCTGCATGCTGCAATGGTCCTGCTTTTAACCTCAAAGAG GTCTCAACATTGCTAAGTGCTCTCGAGGAGTATTGGCCTACTTTAAGTTGCGATGCATCATCAACCTGTGACGGTGGGAAAGGACTTTTTTGGGCTCATGAG TGGG AAAAACATGGGACTTGTTCATCATCCGTTGTCCATACCGAATATGATTACTTTTTGACAACACTAAATCTCtacttcaaatataatattaca AAAGTTCTGAATGATGCTGGATACTTGCCTTCAAACTCGGAAAAATACCCTTTGGGCGGTATCATCACCGCAATTCAAAATTCCTTTCATGCAACACCATTGCTCGTTTGTTCTAATGGGGCCGTGGAAGAACTGAGGTTATGCTTTTACAAAGATTTCCAG CCACGAGATTGTGTAAAATCTAATGGTCTAGATAACATGCTATCTATGGAGAGCTCATGCCCGGACTATGTCAGCTTGCCAGAATCTGCCTCTTTAG GGCTGGGAAATGACCAGGCATTTCAGGAAGTTGAAACATTTTGA